A genomic window from Scophthalmus maximus strain ysfricsl-2021 chromosome 17, ASM2237912v1, whole genome shotgun sequence includes:
- the mrc2 gene encoding C-type mannose receptor 2 gives MQGNDRHVNEGSRRQLHFHKCTLYLLFILSLQLERSAAAAAAAPPPPPPRDADEFAFFHEGANGCLGVRDHSLVLSKSCKEDDQRWKWVTRGRLFNLGSSLCLGVTTGNLTSRSDRSPLGVFTCDREPPRVRWTWSCGQVLDNLNNYLPSPSVLNSSSSSSSSSSSSAPSKLKWALHGGARDLCAKMHQEIYTIQGNSHGRPCYLPFLYDGQWFHSCTSIGREDGHLWCATSFDYGKDERWGFCPVKSSGCETFWDTDPLTDSCYQFNFQATLSWSEARISCQQQGADLLSITKLHEQTYINGLLTGYSAALWIGLNDLDINGGWQWADSSPLKYLNWEQDQPNHEEEENCAVIRTESSGRWQNRDCSVALPYVCKKRPNATLDPFTTDSWTDDEKYECDVGWQAFQAGCYKLTSEKTDWDTAQKTCQKMEANLVSVHTLPELEFIIRNLKRDVEQLWIGLHDTDMQMDFQWTDHTPVIFTYWHPFEPNNFRNTQEDCVSVWGADGRWDDSPCNLTLPSICKKPGTKSDGKPQHQECKQGWKWHSPACYWVGEDLLTFDEARKSCEDHGAALVTITNRFEQAFANSLLFGRSGDFFWIGLHDQSSRGSFHWLSGDEVSYTNWNRDQPVDVRGGCVSMVTGFATGLWEVRPCASSKAKFVCRQNQDTSLSPPEPPPAPQPTPSLSGSCPGGWKSNGNLRYCYKVFPVSQLEQKLSWLQAHLYCQRHGANLLSIGSPDEEQFVLKILHEAFGESEDHEQHWFWIGLNRRNPLDNGGWKWSDGLAYTYQNFGRAYYNIRQCAAADLGTMTWLAMHCESELDWICKIPRGSVEKEPEVSEGTGSPEWIPFQEAEYKFFDHRTTWDQAQRICSWFDSSLASVHSAEEEAFLANTLHKMVKVEGDNWWLGLHTYENDGRFRWSDRSVLNYVSWALGRPHPLSRDRKCVHMSASKADWADQKCHSDLPYICKRVNVTGTAPPTPSPPHPPSGCPDGWASYQHKCFRAFDQLYRVTWSASKLKCETQGGVLAVVSNHLEQAFVTTLLNNASVDLWVGLTSDSKGHFQWAKAGLLSYTNWAPGEPLDNSGPHQNKTRANCVALIHGNPQKNSGMWASRACEMESNGYVCQRHQDQGLPPAPALIPASLSEPVELGGVTYRVVEKRLDWTGALHLCESLNGTLATVKDPYQQAYLTLLINRLRRPAWVALYNYGGRSFTWLGEEEVSYSNWNDGEPNQMAGCGHMTTTGQWTMTPCDAKLEAAICQITDESVGHQWIYPGSCPHSLGEWAWVAFRNHCYAFNLQNLKLQQDARTSCNKVGAELLSVLDETENGFVWEHIQSYAEQAHGAWLGISVKGRGLVWSVDTEMSYTNWEARDLAFSVLSPNSCFWILSNSGLWKPGSCRNRTHGVICKRPRSAETSVVTMDSDHLPTLIVVIAAGLMLVLLIVGVIYAYRRRTGGSRGSYEGARYSRTSSSLSEQAEKNILVSDMELNEQPE, from the exons cgccgccgccgccgccgccacgggACGCTGACGAGTTCGCGTTCTTCCACGAGGGGGCCAATGGGTGCCTGGGGGTGCGGGACCACTCCCTCGTCCTGTCGAAGTCCTGCAAGGAGGACGACCAGCGCTGGAAGTGGGTGACCCGCGGGCGCCTCTTCAACCTGGGCTCCTCGCTCTGCCTGGGCGTGACCACCGGCAACCTCACCTCCCGATCGGACAGGTCCCCCCTGGGCGTGTTCACCTGCGACCGGGAGCCGCCCCGGGTGCGCTGGACGTGGAGCTGCGGCCAGGTGCTGGACAACCTCAACAACTACCTTCCCTCGCCGTCCGtcctgaactcctcctcctcctcctcctcctcctcctcctcctccgcgccCTCCAAGCTGAAGTGGGCGCTGCACGGCGGCGCGCGGGACCTGTGTGCCAAAATGCATCAAG AGATCTACACGATCCAGGGGAACTCGCACGGCCGCCCCTGCTACCTGCCCTTCCTCTACGACGGCCAGTGGTTCCACAGCTGCACCAGCATCGGCCGCGAGGACGGCCACCTCTGGTGCGCCACGTCCTTCGACTATGGCAAAGACGAGCGCTGGGGCTTCTGTCCCGTCAAGA GCAGCGGCTGCGAGACGTTCTGGGACACTGACCCGCTGACGGACAGCTGTTACCAGTTCAACTTCCAGGCGACGCTGTCGTGGAGCGAGGCTCGGATCAGCTGCCAGCAGCAGGGGGCGGACCTGCTGAGCATCACCAAGCTGCACGAGCAGACCTACATCAACG GTCTACTGACCGGCTACAGCGCCGCTCTGTGGATCGGCCTCAACGACCTGGACATCAACGGCGGCTGGCAGTGGGCCGACTCCTCGCCGCTCAAGTATCTCAACTGGGAGCAAG ACCAGCCGAaccacgaggaggaggagaactgcGCCGTGATCCGAACCGAGTCGTCGGGCCGCTGGCAAAACCGGGATTGTTCCGTGGCGCTGCCGTACGTCTGCAAGAAGAGGCCCAACGCCACGCTGGACCCCTTCACCACAG ACTCGTGGACGGACGATGAGAAGTACGAGTGtgatgtgggctggcaggcCTTCCAGGCCGGCTGCTACAAGCTGACCTCGGAGAAGACCGACTGGGACACGGCTCAGAAGACCTGCCAGAAGATGGAGGCCAACCTGGTCAGCGTCCACACGCTGCCCGAGCTGGAGTTCATCATCCGCAACTTGAAGAGAG acgtCGAGCAGCTGTGGATCGGGCTCCACGACACCGACATGCAAATGGACTTCCAGTGGACCGACCACACACCGGTCATCTTCACCTACTGGCACCCCTTCGAGCCCAACAACTTCCGTAACACCCAGGAGGACTGCGTCTCCGTCTGGGGAGCT GACGGCCGCTGGGACGACAGCCCCTGTAACCTGACGCTGCCCTCCATCTGTAAGAAGCCGGGAACGAAGAGTGACGGGAAGCCGCAGCACCAAGAGTGCAAACAA ggTTGGAAGTGGCACAGTCCAGCTTGTTACTGGGTCGGAGAAGATCTGCTCACCTTTGACGAGGCCAGGAAATCCTGTGAGGACCACGGAGCCGCCCTCGTTACCATTACAAATAG GTTCGAGCAGGCCTTCGCCAACAGCCTGCTGTTCGGTCGCTCTGGAGACTTCTTCTGGATCGGCCTCCACGACCAGAGCAGCCGCGGCTCCTTCCACTGGCTCAGCGGGGATGAGGTGTCCTACACCAACTGGAACCGCGACCAGCCAG TCGACGTCCGCGGCGGCTGCGTCTCCATGGTGACGGGCTTCGCCACCGGTCTGTGGGAGGTGAGGCCGTGCGCGTCGTCCAAGGCGAAATTCGTCTGCCGACAGAACCAGGACACGTCGCTGAGCCCGCCCGAGCCGCCGCCCGCCCCCCAGCCCACCCCGAGTCTCAGCGGCTCGTGTCCCGGCGGCTGGAAGAGCAACGGCAACCTGCGCTACTGTTACAAG GTGTTTCCTGTGTCCCAGCTGGAGCAGAAGCTGAGCTGGCTGCAGGCTCACCTGTACTGCCAGAGACACGGAGCCAACCTGCTGAGCATCGGCAGCCCCGACGAGGAGCAGTTCGTCCTCAAGATCCTCCACGAGGCCTTCGG GGAATCGGAGGACCACGAGCAGCATTGGTTTTGGATCGGACTGAACCGCCGCAACCCCCTGGACAACGGCGGTTGGAAGTGGAGCGACGGGTTGGCC TACACGTACCAGAACTTCGGCCGCGCCTACTACAACATCCGGCAGTGTGCCGCGGCCGACCTGGGCACCATGACCTGGCTCGCCATGCACTGCGAGTCTGAGCTCGACTGGATCTGCAAGATCCCCAGAG GAAGCGTCGAGAAGGAACCAGAAGTCTCCGAAG GCACCGGTTCCCCGGAGTGGATTCCCTTCCAGGAGGCGGAGTACAAATTCTTCGACCACCGCACCACCTGGGACCAGGCCCAGCGGATCTGCTCCTGGTTCGATTCCTCGCTGGCCTCCGTCCACTCGGCTGAGGAGGAGGCTTTCCTGGCCAACACTCTGCACAAG ATGGTGAAAGTGGAGGGCGACAACTGGTGGCTGGGGCTTCACACCTACGAGAACGACGGCCGCTTCCGCTGGTCCGACCGCTCGGTGCTCAACTACGTGTCCTGGGCTCTCGGCAGGCCGCATCCGCTCAGCCGCGACCGCAAGTGTGTCCACATGTCGGCCAGCAAAG CCGACTGGGCCGATCAGAAGTGCCACTCTGACCTGCCCTACATCTGTAAGAGGGTGAACGTCACCGGCACCGCTCCTCCGACTCCGTCGCCCCCGCACCCTCCCTCAGGCTGCCCCGACGGGTGGGCTTCCTATCAGCACAAG TGCTTCAGGGCGTTCGATCAGTTGTACCGGGTCACGTGGTCTGCGTCCAAGTTGAAGTGCGAGACGCAGGGAGGTGTGCTGGCAGTGGTGTCCAATCACTTGGAGCAAG CCTTCGTCACCACCCTGCTGAACAACGCCAGCGTCGACCTCTGGGTGGGTTTGACCTCGGACTCCAAAGGTCACTTCCAGTGGGCCAAGGCCGGCCTGCTCAGCTACACCAACTGGGCCCCCGGGGAGCCGCTCGACAACAGCGGACCACACCAGAACAAGACGCGG GCAAACTGCGTGGCGCTGATTCACGGGAACCCGCAGAAGAACAGCGGCATGTGGGCCTCGCGGGCCTGCGAGATGGAGAGCAACGGCTACGTCTGTCAACGGCATCAAG ACCAGGGCCTCCCTCCGGCGCCGGCCCTGATTCCCGCCTCCCTGTCGGAGCCCGTGGAGCTGGGCGGCGTGACGTACCGGGTGGTAGAGAAGCGCCTGGACTGGACCGGCGCCCTGCACCTGTGCGAGTCTCTGAATGGGACTCTGGCCACGGTGAAGGATCCCTACCAGCAGGCGTACCTCACGCTGCTCATCAACCGCCTGCGCCGGCCCGCCTGGGTCGCGCTCTACAACTACGGA GGGCGGAGCTTCACCTGGCTGGGCGAAGAGGAGGTGTCGTATTCCAACTGGAACGACGGGGAGCCCAATCAGATGGCCGGATGCGGCCACATGACCACTACGGGGCAGTGGACCATGACTCCCTGTGACGCCAAGCTGGAGGCAGCGATCTGTCAAATCACTG ACGAGAGCGTCGGCCACCAGTGGATCTACCCCGGCTCGTGCCCTCACTCCCTCGGGGAGTGGGCCTGGGTGGCGTTCAGAAACCACTGCTACGCCTTCAACCTGCAAAATCTCAAACTGCAGCAGGACGCACGCACGTCCTGTAACAAAG tgGGAGCAGAGCTCCTCTCGGTCTTGGATGAAACGGAGAACGGATTCGTGTGGGAGCACATCCAGAGCTATGCGGAGCAGGCGCACGGAGCTTGGCTGGGCATCAGCGTTAAAG GTCGAGGGCTGGTGTGGAGCGTGGACACGGAGATGTCGTACACCAACTGGGAGGCGCGCGACCTGGCGTTCTCTGTCCTGTCGCCCAACTCCTGCTTCTGGATCCTGAGCAACAGCGGCCTGTGGAAGCCGGGCTCCTGCCGGAACCGCACGCACGGCGTCATCTGCAAGCGGCCGCGCA GTGCTGAAACCTCAGTTGTGACAA TGGACAGCGACCACCTGCCCACCCTGATCGTCGTCATCGCGGCCGGCCTGATGCTGGTGCTGCTCATCGTCGGCGTGATCTACGCGTACCGGCGGCGGACGGGCGGCTCGCGGGGCTCCTACGAGGGCGCCCGCTACAGCCGCACCAGCTCCAGCCTGTCGGAGCAGGCGGAGAAGAACATCCTGGTGTCGGACATGGAGCTCAACGAGCAGCCGGAGTAG